ATAAGTGCAAGCAGTTAACGCTCTTTGCTATGCTTCCTTTTTCGTACACACAGCAGAAAAGCTCAAGAAGTCTTGTATCCAAGTATATGTTTTTCATCGTTTGTAAAATCTAAACTTATGTTCAGAAGGAGACAATAAAACGTGTCATACCTTTTTGAATCACTCTTCCTTCACCTTATAGTAGAAAATAAGAACCGCTATGATTACCGCTATGGCTAATGCAAATAGCAAAGTGTCTATGGGATTCTTCCACTCAACAAGTTTTTTTGTAAAGGTTATTGCCAGTATGAGGATCACTACGCTTGCAAGCTTAGCCTTAAGCTGGTCTATATCTGTGATCCTGAGCCAATCAGGGACATTGAGCTTTCCTACAAAAAGCTCATAAAGACCTACCGAAAAGATATACAGTATTATGGAAAGAAGGTGGATGTCCATAACGGATATGAACTTGGTGGAAAGCACTGCGGGCTCTCTTACTTCTGGCTTAAAGATAACTCCGTAAAGGGTCTCTAAGAGTATGTAAACGCCGTAAAGTCCCAAAAAGGTAGCTCCAATAAAAAGACTAACAGCAGGCAGAAGTGCTATAGCATGTCCAAGTTCTAAGAGTTTCCTTATCATCACCTTACCTCCGTGTTTATGAGTATTCTGTTGTTTTGAGTGCCTACCTTAGTCTGCAGGGTACCTACAAGATCACCCTTTTGAATTTCTGCCATAGGAGACTTGCTTATCCTTGCGGTGATGATCACATCTCCCTCCATTATCCTGCTGTGATCCAGCTTATTTTTACCTGTGATCTTAAAAGCATAGGGAATTTCTGGTTTTTTTACCCTCAAGACCGCTATAGGCATAGGATTTTGAAGGTCCCTAACCGAGATGATCAGAAAGTAGTCTCCCTTTGGGATCTTGCTTTTGAGCTCAGGGGATAAATCCACTGTTCCCTTTATAAACTGATTTTTGTACTTTTCTATGGGTACATCCTTTGGCACCGGCTGACAGGAAAGGAAAAAGACTACTAAGAAAGACAAAAGCTTTAGCATGTTAAAATTATACTGTGAGAGTGGCAGGTATCCTTCTTCACATAACCTCTTTACCCTCACCTTTTGGCGTGGGAGACCTGGGTCCAAATGCTTATAAGTTCGTAGATTTTTTGTATGCATCTGGACAAAAGCTATGGCAGGTGCTTCCTTTAAATCCTACATGTGTGGAGTATGGAAACTCACCTTACTATAGTATTTCTCTGTTTGCGGGTAATCCACTACTTATAAGTCCTGAACTTCTCTGCAAAGATGGTTTGCTTTCTGAGAAAGACTTAGAAGGCTATCAAGTTCAAAGGGATAAGGTGGATTATCCCACCGCTTGGGCTATAAAAGAAAGTCTTTTGGAAAAGGCTTACAGAAACTTTAGTGAAAATGAAGAGTATAGAAGCTTTGTTGAAGAAAACGCATACTGGCTTGAGGATTATTGTAGATTCAAGGCTCTCAGAGACAAGTACAAAAAACCTTGGAATGCTTGGGAAAGCGAAAGTACAGAGGGACTTGAAGACAAGGTTAAAAAAGAGAAGTTTTTGCAGTTTGTGTTTTTCAAGCAGTGGAAAGCTCTCAAGGCTTATGCGAACTCTAAAGGTATAAAGATAATGGGAGACCTTCCCATATACCCTGCCTTTGACAGTAGCGATGTGTGGTCCAACAGACACCTCTTTAAGCTTGATGAGAACAACAATCCCTATGTGGTTGCAGGTGTGCCACCAGATTACTTTAGCAAAGAGGGTCAGCTTTGGGGAAACCCTGTGTATAACTGGGAGAGATTGAAAGAGGAGGGCTTTTCTTGGTGGATAAAGAGGATAAGGCATAATTTGGGACTTTTTGATCTTCTAAGACTTGACCACTTTAGAGGTTTTGTTGCCTACTACGAAGTGCCTGCTTCTGAAAAAACAGCGGTGCGGGGCAGATGGGTAAGTGCACCCGCAGAGGAGTTTTTCACCAAACTCAAGGAGGAGTTTCCAGACTTTCCCTTTGTAGCAGAAGACTTAGGACTCATTACTCCTGATGTGGAAGAGATGAGAGACCGCTTTAGTTTTCCTGGTATGAAGGTGCTTGTTTTTGCCTTTGAGTCAGAAAACCATCCTTACATGCCCCACAATTACGACAAAAATTCCTTTGTTTACACAAGCACGCACGATACCATGCCAGTAAAAGGCTGGTATTTGCAGGAACTTAACTACGCATCAAAAGAGAGGCTTTTTAGGTATCTGGGTAGAGAGCTAAGCGAGGAGGATGTAAGCTATGCGCTTATAAGACTCGCTTATATGTCCGTATCCAAGGCTTGTGTAATTCCTATGCAGGACCTTTTGAACTTAGGGCAGGATGCAAGGATGAACACTCCAGGCAGAAAGGAGGGAAATTGGGAATGGAGGTTAAAGTGCTTACCTGATGAAAGTCTCTCTGTAAGATTAAAGGAGCTGTGCCTGACCTACGGCAGGTGATCACTCTACGGGCACTTTTTTAGCTCGTTCCTTTTTTTCCTCTTTTTCCTGAGCTTTTCTCTCTAACTGTGATACCTTGTAGTCTAAGATGGTTTTGAGTATTCTGAGCATGGAAAGCTCTGCCATGTAAAGGTTTTTCATCACCTCCCTTCTCACTTCTTTGGGTGGAAGAAGAAGTTCAAAGAGCTTAAACATGCTTTTGCGAAGTTCCTCTACCTCTTCTTGCATGCTTTCTGGTTTTAGTTCCTCTTTTTGTGCCATGTTTTATTAATTTAATATTCCGTCAATCCTTTATCAAGCTTAAAAACTCCTTTACCGCTCTTTCAAGACCAAAGATGACCGAGTTGGATATGATGGAGTGCCCCACGTTTAGCTCCTCCACTATACCCCTTAACTCTCTTACAAAATCACGCACATTCTGATAGGTAAGACCGTGTCCTGCGTAAACTCTAAGCCCAAGACGTTTTGCTTCCATACCTGCCTTTTTTAGCTTTTCTATCTCCTCCTCTAAGTCCCTCCTGTTGTTTTCCTTCCAGAGATTAGCATACCTGCCAGTGTGAAGTTCCACCGCATCCGCTCCTGCCTCTTTGGAAGCCATCACCTGCTGAATATCGGGTTCAATAAAAAAGGAAACCTCTATACCTGCGGACTTAAAAGGTTCAATGTAATCCTTCAGGAAGTCTTTCATAGAGGCTATATTTAAACCTCCTTCGGTAGTTATCTCTTCCCTTCTTTCTGGCACAAGGGTTATCCTGTTTGGTTTTACTCTTAGAGCTATTTGTCTCATCTCTTCTGTGGGTGCCATTTCCAAGTTCACAGGTACAATTACGAGTTCCTTTATGAGCTCCAAGTCTCTGTCTTGTATGTGTCTTCTGTCTTCCCTAAGATGAAGGGTGATTTGGTCTGCTCCTGCTTGCTGAGCTATGAGTGCTGCAAATACAGGGCTTGGCTCAAAAGTCTTCCTTGCCTGTCTGAGAGTTGCCACATGATCTATATTTACGCCAAGCCTCATATAAAAAATTATACTTTGGGTGGTATAATATTAACCATGTACTACCTTCTGCTTGTGCTGTTTGTCATAATTTCCCTAATGCTTATAGTAGTTGTGCTTCTTCAGAGAAGTAGGGGAGATGTGGGAACTGCTTTTGGTGGAATGGGTCAAGGTGTTTTCGGTCCGGGTGGTGTGGACACCATACTTACCAAATTCACTTATTGGCTTGGCTTTTCTTTCATGCTTGTGGCTTTACTTCTTGCCCTTACAAATCCTTCAAAGAAAGGCTCTCTCATAAAAGATGAAACTCAAAGATCTCCTAAAAGTAGCCAGCAAGGTATCCCTCCGGGAAAGACAGCTCCTTCTGGCACACCTTCTGAAAGTAAAACCAGGTGATATATACTTCATTGAGGACAGGGAAGTATCTAAAAAGCTACAGGAAGAGTATCTTAAGTCTTTGAAATTACTTGAAGAAGGCTATCCTCTTCAGTACATCTTAGGAGAGTGGGATTTTTGCGGAAGGACCTTTAAGGTAAAAGAGGGTGTGCTAATCCCAAGGCCAGAGACGGAACTGCTCTGTGAGAAGGTCCTTGAGCTGATCCCCGCCAACGGAGAGTATGTGGGCTTTGAGATAGGTGTTGGGACAGGATGCATATCTATAACATTACTCTTAGAGAGAAGAAATCTTATTATGTACGCAGATGATGTACAAGACACCGCTTTAGAGCTTGCCAAAGAGAACGCAAAACTCCACAAGGTGGAGCAAAGGCTTATACTAAAAAAGGGAGACATGTTTGAACCTGTGGAAGGTATGGTGTTTGACTTTGTAGTTTCTAATCCACCTTACATACCCCAAAGAGAGTGGGAAAACTTACCAAAGGGTGTAAGACTTGAGGGGTGGACTTCTCTCATAGGAGGGGAAAAAGGTTATGAGTTTTACGAACGCTTTGCTCAGGAAGTAGGAAAGTTTATAAAAGACAGTGGCTTTTTTGCATTAGAGATAGGGCATGACCAGGGCTCTATTCTAAAAAAACTCTTTACGGAAAAAGGCTTTAGAGTGGATATTTTTAAAGATTACGCAGGTCAGGACAGGGTGCTAATAGGATGGAGTCTGTAGGCTTTTTTCTCGGTGTTTTGTTTTTTATACTGCTCGAGGGAATTTTCGCAGGTGCAGAAATAGTTATTATAAGCACAGACAGGAGCAAGGTACTTGCCCTTTACAGAAAGACAGGATATAGGTTTTTAAAAGACTTTCACGAAAACCCCGAGGAGTACATCACCCTTTCCATGCTGGGTTATACAGTGAGCATAGTCTTCGCAAGTACCTTTTACACTATGGCAGTCATCACCTTGTCTGACCATATACCCTACATAAAAGGGTATGAGGTTTTTATCTCCCTAAGCTTAGTGTTCTTTACCTTGGTACTGGGAGAAGTTATTCCCAAAAGCCTCTTTCAAAGGCATGCAGACAAACTTCTCATACCAAGCCTGTGGTATCTTAGCAAGCTCAAAATTTTAGCCTTTCCCCTTCTCATCTTTTCAAAAAAGGTAAGCAGAGTACTTACAGAGTTTTTCAAAAGCAGGCACTCGGAAAAGTTAAGCAAGTCAGACATAATGAAACTTTTGGAAGAGATAGAGCTTCAGGATGAAAAGATAAAAACCGCTGTTAAACTTCTTGCACTTAAAGAAAGCACTCTCTCGGAAGTGGTAAAACCCATATATGAGGTGGTTATGATAGACGAAGTTTCTACGGTAGGGCAGGCTCTCCAAAGAATGAAGGAAAGCGGTTTTACCAAGCTACCCGTTTACAGAAAAAGGGTTGATGACATAACAGGCTATGTGGATATGTTTGATATAGTAGACAATCCTCCATCAGCACCCATCAGAGAGTTTATAAAACCCCTCAGTATATTCTCTGAGTTTACACCTCTGCAGGATGCACTTGAAACCTTTAGGAAAAGTAGTGCACGCATGGGTCTTGTGGTGGACGAAAGGGGTATCATATTGGGTATAGTTACCTTTGATGATATAGTAAGGGAGGTTTTAGGTCAGATAGGGGACAGTCTCACCCAGTCGGAAGAACCCATAAAGGAAATAGAGAAGGAAAAATGGATCGTTGATGGTATGGTTGACAAGCACGAATTTGAAAAGGTAGCGGGTATAAAGTTTCCCGATGGACCCTATTTAACCTTGGGAGGCTTTATAATATACCAGCTGAAAAGGATACCCCATAAGGGTGAGGTGGTTCTTTGTTGTGGACTGAAGTTCGTAGTTATACAATCTGACAGCAGGAGGGTGAAAAAACTGATGGTGGAAAAATATGTACAGGAGCAGAAAGCTTAAAGAGATACCTCAAGAGCTAAGACCAAGAGAAAAACTCAGAACCTTAGGTGTTGACGCACTCTCTGACGAAGAATTAGTAGCTATCATATTAGGTTTTGGGACAAAGAAGGACGATGTGCTTTCTCTTTCAAAGAAAATAGTTAGGCTCGGCTGGGAAAGGCTAAAGAGCATGAGCGTTGAGGAGATGGTAAAAGAAATAGAAGGCATAGGAGAAGCAAAGGCTTGCCAAATAAAAGCTATCTTTGAACTGAGCAGGCGCATATACGAGCCTCACTCTCATGTGGTTATAAATACCCCAGAAGATGTCTACAAATTTCTCAAAGATAAGATGGATAACAGAAGGGAACATCTTTGGGCACTGTATCTGAGCCCCTCTAACACCCTTGTGAGCTATGAGACGGTAGCCATAGGTAGGATGAACTCTGTATTTGCAGACCCAAAAGATGTACTTTACGGAGCGATAAAAAGTGCTTGCCATTCCATCATACTGGCTCATAGCCACCCTATGGGACAACCAAAACCTTCAAAAGCGGACTTAGAGTTTACCAAAAGGATAAAAGATGCGTGTCAGCTTTTGGGATTTGAACTTCTTGACCACATTATAATCACTACCCTTAGCTACTTTTCTATGAAAGAGGGAGGATTTTTGTGATGGAACTGAAAAAGATAGTGGATTACTGGAAGGCTTGTTGTTATCTGTCTGTAGGTATGATATACCTGTGGGACAATCCCTTGCTTAAAGAACCTCTCAGGAAAGAACATATCAAAAGAAGGCTTCTTGGACATTGGGGTGCAAGTCCCGGCATAAGCTTTACTTATGTGCATGCTAACAGAGTCATAAACAAATATCATCTTGATTGCATATTCATACCTGGACCTGGGCACGGAGCACCAGGCTTTATAGCTCCCATATACCTTGAGGGTACTCTCAGCGAATACTACCCCCACTTTAGTCAGGATGAGGAAGGTCTTAAGAATCTTTTTAGAGCTTTTTCCTTTCCGGGGGGATTAGGAAGCCACTGTACGCCAGATCTACCCGGCTCCATACAAGAAGGTGGAGAATTAGGCTACAGCCTTTCCCATGCCTTTGGTGCAGTGTTTGACCATCCTAACCTTATAGCTATAACTTTGGTAGGAGATGGGGAAGCTGAAACGGGACCCTTAGCAACAGCATGGCACTGCAATAAGTTTTTAAACCCTATAAGAGATGGAGCGGTACTGCCAGTTCTTTTGCTAAATGGCTATAAAATAAATAATCCTACTATACTTGCAAGAATTGAGGATGACGAGCTTTTAAACCTTTTCAGAGGCTACGGCTACGAACCCAAGTTGGTGGACGGTTTGGAGAAGATGGAAGTTCACGAAAAAATGGCACAAACTATGGATTGGTGTGTTGAAAGAATACTTAGCTTTTGGGAGGAAGCAAGAACTTCTCAGAAACCTTTTAGACCTAAATGGCCTATGATCATACTCAGAATTCCCAAAGGGTGGACCGCTCCAAGAGAGGTGGACGGACATTACATAGAAGGATACTGGAGATCCCATCAGGTTCCTATAACGGATGTGGATAAGCACCTTAAAGTTTTAGAAGAGTGGCTAAGAAGTTATGAGCCAGAGAAACTTTTTGATGAAAGAGGTAAGCTACGGGAAGACCTTAGAGACCTATCTCCTAAAGGAAGTAAAAGGATGAGTGCAAATCCTTATGCCAACGGAGGACTACTGAGGATCCCCTTGAAACTGCCAGAACTGAAAGAGTTAGCCATTAGCGTGCAAGAGCCACTGAAAACTTTTTACGAAAACACGAGACCTTTAGGGAAGTTTCTAAGAGAAGTGATAAGGAAAAACCCCGACAACTTCCGAGTTTTTGGGCCAGACGAGACGCACTCCAACAGGCTTCATGATGTATTTGAGTTTGGTAAAGTTTGGATAGCAAATGTACTTCCAGAAGATAAAGATGAAGGGTATTTAAGTCCTTTTGGAAGAACTGTGGAGGTACTCTCCGAACATACTGTAGAAGGCTTACTTGAAGGATACATACTTACAGGAAGGCACGGGCTTTTAAACACCTATGAAGGCTTTGCTCCCATAATATCCTCTATGGTTAACCAATTTGGCAAATGGTTGGATATAGCATCAGATGTACCGTGGAGGATGCCCATATCCTCTCTGAACCTGCTTCTTACATCAGTAGTTTGGAGGCAGGATCATAACGGTTTCACTCATCAGGATCCGGGCTTTATAAACGCCATAGTGGACAAATGGCCCAATGTAGTAAGAGTCTACTTCCCACCTGATGCTAACACTTTGCTGTGTACTGTTTGGATGTGTCTTCAGAGCACTAACAGAATAAATATAATCATCGTGGATAAACAGAGTCATCCTCAGTATCTTGACCTACAAAGTGCCATCAAACACGCAGAAAAGGGTATAGGCATATGGGACTTTGCGAGCAATCATGTGGAAGACGAACCAGATGTGGTCGTAGCAAGCTGTGGTGATATACCAACAAAGGAAGCTATATACGCCTGTCTTATGTTAAGGGACGCCTTTCCAGACCTAAGGATAAGGTTTGTAAATGTAGTAAACTTACTCTGTTTGACACCCAACAGCGAGCATCCTGATGGTCTCACAGATAGGGACTTTGATTCTTACTTTACAAAAGACAAGCCAGTAATATTTAACTTTCACGGATACCCATGGCTTATACACAGACTCACTTACAGAAGAACCAACCATTCAAACCTTCATGTAAGAGGCTACAGGGAGAACAGAAAGATAGGCATAGATGCAACTTACCTGACCCCATTTTTAAAGGGTAGGGGAGGCATTACCACACCTTTACAACTTGCAATACTAAACCAAATAGACCGATTCAGTATAGCTATGGATGTTGTAGAAAGAGTACCTAAGCTTCAGGGTAGAGGGGGAAGTTTTAAGGATAAGTTAAAAAACATGCAAATATCCGCTCTTGAATACGCTTACACTTACGGTGTGGATGATCCTAACTTAGAGAAGCTATGAAGCACTTCCTTGTATTCAACTACGGTAGCTCAACTTTAAAATACGCTTACTTTGAGGACCTCAAAGAGTTATACCGAAGTGTTCTAAAGGTAAGTAAGGAAGAGGATGTTCAAGGTGCGGTTAAAAAGATCCTAAATACTGTAGAAAAAGAAAAGGTTGATGTGAT
The Hydrogenobacter hydrogenophilus DNA segment above includes these coding regions:
- a CDS encoding YqhA family protein; this translates as MIRKLLELGHAIALLPAVSLFIGATFLGLYGVYILLETLYGVIFKPEVREPAVLSTKFISVMDIHLLSIILYIFSVGLYELFVGKLNVPDWLRITDIDQLKAKLASVVILILAITFTKKLVEWKNPIDTLLFALAIAVIIAVLIFYYKVKEE
- a CDS encoding c-type cytochrome biogenesis protein CcmI/CycH; translation: MLKLLSFLVVFFLSCQPVPKDVPIEKYKNQFIKGTVDLSPELKSKIPKGDYFLIISVRDLQNPMPIAVLRVKKPEIPYAFKITGKNKLDHSRIMEGDVIITARISKSPMAEIQKGDLVGTLQTKVGTQNNRILINTEVR
- the malQ gene encoding 4-alpha-glucanotransferase, translated to MRVAGILLHITSLPSPFGVGDLGPNAYKFVDFLYASGQKLWQVLPLNPTCVEYGNSPYYSISLFAGNPLLISPELLCKDGLLSEKDLEGYQVQRDKVDYPTAWAIKESLLEKAYRNFSENEEYRSFVEENAYWLEDYCRFKALRDKYKKPWNAWESESTEGLEDKVKKEKFLQFVFFKQWKALKAYANSKGIKIMGDLPIYPAFDSSDVWSNRHLFKLDENNNPYVVAGVPPDYFSKEGQLWGNPVYNWERLKEEGFSWWIKRIRHNLGLFDLLRLDHFRGFVAYYEVPASEKTAVRGRWVSAPAEEFFTKLKEEFPDFPFVAEDLGLITPDVEEMRDRFSFPGMKVLVFAFESENHPYMPHNYDKNSFVYTSTHDTMPVKGWYLQELNYASKERLFRYLGRELSEEDVSYALIRLAYMSVSKACVIPMQDLLNLGQDARMNTPGRKEGNWEWRLKCLPDESLSVRLKELCLTYGR
- the pdxJ gene encoding pyridoxine 5'-phosphate synthase, with product MRLGVNIDHVATLRQARKTFEPSPVFAALIAQQAGADQITLHLREDRRHIQDRDLELIKELVIVPVNLEMAPTEEMRQIALRVKPNRITLVPERREEITTEGGLNIASMKDFLKDYIEPFKSAGIEVSFFIEPDIQQVMASKEAGADAVELHTGRYANLWKENNRRDLEEEIEKLKKAGMEAKRLGLRVYAGHGLTYQNVRDFVRELRGIVEELNVGHSIISNSVIFGLERAVKEFLSLIKD
- the secG gene encoding preprotein translocase subunit SecG, which translates into the protein MYYLLLVLFVIISLMLIVVVLLQRSRGDVGTAFGGMGQGVFGPGGVDTILTKFTYWLGFSFMLVALLLALTNPSKKGSLIKDETQRSPKSSQQGIPPGKTAPSGTPSESKTR
- the prmC gene encoding peptide chain release factor N(5)-glutamine methyltransferase, with translation MKLKDLLKVASKVSLRERQLLLAHLLKVKPGDIYFIEDREVSKKLQEEYLKSLKLLEEGYPLQYILGEWDFCGRTFKVKEGVLIPRPETELLCEKVLELIPANGEYVGFEIGVGTGCISITLLLERRNLIMYADDVQDTALELAKENAKLHKVEQRLILKKGDMFEPVEGMVFDFVVSNPPYIPQREWENLPKGVRLEGWTSLIGGEKGYEFYERFAQEVGKFIKDSGFFALEIGHDQGSILKKLFTEKGFRVDIFKDYAGQDRVLIGWSL
- a CDS encoding hemolysin family protein — its product is MESVGFFLGVLFFILLEGIFAGAEIVIISTDRSKVLALYRKTGYRFLKDFHENPEEYITLSMLGYTVSIVFASTFYTMAVITLSDHIPYIKGYEVFISLSLVFFTLVLGEVIPKSLFQRHADKLLIPSLWYLSKLKILAFPLLIFSKKVSRVLTEFFKSRHSEKLSKSDIMKLLEEIELQDEKIKTAVKLLALKESTLSEVVKPIYEVVMIDEVSTVGQALQRMKESGFTKLPVYRKRVDDITGYVDMFDIVDNPPSAPIREFIKPLSIFSEFTPLQDALETFRKSSARMGLVVDERGIILGIVTFDDIVREVLGQIGDSLTQSEEPIKEIEKEKWIVDGMVDKHEFEKVAGIKFPDGPYLTLGGFIIYQLKRIPHKGEVVLCCGLKFVVIQSDSRRVKKLMVEKYVQEQKA
- the radC gene encoding RadC family protein — encoded protein: MYRSRKLKEIPQELRPREKLRTLGVDALSDEELVAIILGFGTKKDDVLSLSKKIVRLGWERLKSMSVEEMVKEIEGIGEAKACQIKAIFELSRRIYEPHSHVVINTPEDVYKFLKDKMDNRREHLWALYLSPSNTLVSYETVAIGRMNSVFADPKDVLYGAIKSACHSIILAHSHPMGQPKPSKADLEFTKRIKDACQLLGFELLDHIIITTLSYFSMKEGGFL
- a CDS encoding phosphoketolase family protein produces the protein MELKKIVDYWKACCYLSVGMIYLWDNPLLKEPLRKEHIKRRLLGHWGASPGISFTYVHANRVINKYHLDCIFIPGPGHGAPGFIAPIYLEGTLSEYYPHFSQDEEGLKNLFRAFSFPGGLGSHCTPDLPGSIQEGGELGYSLSHAFGAVFDHPNLIAITLVGDGEAETGPLATAWHCNKFLNPIRDGAVLPVLLLNGYKINNPTILARIEDDELLNLFRGYGYEPKLVDGLEKMEVHEKMAQTMDWCVERILSFWEEARTSQKPFRPKWPMIILRIPKGWTAPREVDGHYIEGYWRSHQVPITDVDKHLKVLEEWLRSYEPEKLFDERGKLREDLRDLSPKGSKRMSANPYANGGLLRIPLKLPELKELAISVQEPLKTFYENTRPLGKFLREVIRKNPDNFRVFGPDETHSNRLHDVFEFGKVWIANVLPEDKDEGYLSPFGRTVEVLSEHTVEGLLEGYILTGRHGLLNTYEGFAPIISSMVNQFGKWLDIASDVPWRMPISSLNLLLTSVVWRQDHNGFTHQDPGFINAIVDKWPNVVRVYFPPDANTLLCTVWMCLQSTNRINIIIVDKQSHPQYLDLQSAIKHAEKGIGIWDFASNHVEDEPDVVVASCGDIPTKEAIYACLMLRDAFPDLRIRFVNVVNLLCLTPNSEHPDGLTDRDFDSYFTKDKPVIFNFHGYPWLIHRLTYRRTNHSNLHVRGYRENRKIGIDATYLTPFLKGRGGITTPLQLAILNQIDRFSIAMDVVERVPKLQGRGGSFKDKLKNMQISALEYAYTYGVDDPNLEKL